A genomic stretch from Brucella sp. BE17 includes:
- a CDS encoding LysR family transcriptional regulator ArgP has protein sequence MIDYPALKALAMVVQTGSFEKAARMLNVTPSAISQRVKNLEERLGVVLVSRGNPCLATDKGEWLCRHIEQVGMLERELLAELPALAPHNTERAQVTLHIATNADSLGTWFIKAISGFTRETDYLVNIAVDDQDHTAEWLQHGRVLAAVTALSKPVQGCRVVPLGALRYKATASPDFMTRFFPQGLTKLALSEAPMLTFNQKDRLQERWIKQNLKADIVCPTHWLPSTQSFIDASLEGMGWGMNPDMLVDEHIAHGRLIELIPDTALVVPLYWQVNRLAADRLASLSAHVTAAARRSLFQPPS, from the coding sequence ATGATCGACTACCCTGCCTTGAAGGCACTCGCCATGGTGGTGCAGACTGGCAGTTTCGAAAAAGCTGCCCGGATGCTGAATGTAACGCCTTCCGCCATATCGCAACGGGTGAAGAACCTCGAAGAACGGCTGGGCGTAGTGCTCGTTTCACGGGGTAATCCATGCCTGGCCACAGACAAGGGCGAATGGCTCTGCCGCCACATCGAACAGGTCGGCATGCTCGAACGTGAACTCCTGGCAGAACTACCGGCTTTAGCGCCTCACAATACGGAGCGCGCGCAAGTGACGCTGCATATCGCCACCAACGCCGACAGCCTTGGCACATGGTTCATAAAGGCGATTTCCGGCTTTACACGCGAGACCGATTATCTTGTCAATATTGCCGTTGACGATCAGGACCACACGGCTGAATGGCTGCAACATGGTCGGGTTCTGGCAGCGGTCACCGCACTCTCCAAACCTGTGCAGGGATGCCGCGTCGTTCCGCTTGGTGCTTTGCGATACAAGGCAACCGCGTCACCAGATTTCATGACCCGGTTTTTCCCGCAAGGCCTCACCAAGCTGGCTCTAAGCGAGGCTCCGATGCTGACATTCAACCAGAAAGACCGGTTGCAGGAGCGTTGGATCAAGCAAAACCTCAAGGCGGATATCGTCTGCCCGACACATTGGCTGCCTTCCACACAAAGCTTTATCGATGCGAGCCTGGAAGGCATGGGCTGGGGTATGAACCCCGACATGCTGGTCGATGAACACATCGCCCATGGTCGCCTGATCGAACTCATTCCCGATACCGCGCTGGTGGTTCCGCTCTACTGGCAGGTCAACCGCCTCGCCGCAGACCGCCTCGCGTCACTGTCGGCGCATGTGACGGCAGCAGCAAGACGTTCGCTTTTTCAGCCCCCTTCCTGA